A single window of Botrytis cinerea B05.10 chromosome 3, complete sequence DNA harbors:
- the Bcsda1 gene encoding Bcsda1 — MGKKRVGALEKVDADLPNLQYKIRRDPKSYAEDFLNQYGQYQAQRDIFMSSPSTATSGGIVSFHDLIDFVAHCSDCFPEDTAEFPEDLKQILTLHHAELESELREKIVGSLVLLRRKEVIDSANLLNTLFPILVATPSKTLRTLLFQKILSDLRTSNSKSINHRLNRTMQTALFNLLTSDRTSSKGIWAVKITRELWKRQIWTDAKAVEIMKEASLSDNEKVIGGGVRFFLGGDKEREEMEDESSDEEAIDIGKLKHQVGINKKTKKKTKTLEKAVEKVRRKEKKSKAPHPLNFSALHLLHDPQGFAETLFSKHLQNSKSKLNLEQKLIVLQLVSRLVGLHKLTVISLYSYFTKYLTPRQPSVTSFLASLAQATHNLVPPDALEPLVQKIANEFVSEASASEVAASGLNAIREICVRQPLAMNDTLLQDLIMYRKSKDKGTMMAAKGLLSLYREVGADMLKKRDRGKTATMGLKTGLIKERRFGEEEAGGIEGIELLEQWKEDERKRKRVERGLPEELGTDEEEDDEEDWNAWDVESDADSDEGGWINVESDGEIEISDSEDEKPAAKKAKLEVKATEKAADGTETSTEDAEKEAADKALEQKISTYATTKILTPADLAKLQELRLEASVNKAMGGRTQSQRMKDAAARHADDALTADQIEGFSKLQKNTREEKIAMAREGKGERSEHKSTKAIRRSKKDAEGKSTTNQEKSRKKNFMMTLGKAKSKQKRSLQHTRRVLKGHIDRTKRGGKRGNIGC; from the exons ATGGGTAAAAAGAGAGTTGGTGCTTTGGAGAAGGTCGATGCGGATCT TCCAAATTTACAATACAAGATTCGAAGAGATCCAAA ATCATACGCAGAAGATTTCCTAAATCAATATGGGCAATATCAAGCACAAAGAGACATTTTTATGTCTTCCCCTTCCACCGCGACATCTGGCGGCATCGTATCATTTCACGACCTCATCGATTTCGTCGCGCATTGTTCAGACTGTTTCCCAGAAGATACCGCAGAATTTCCAGAGGATCTCAAGCAAATTCTAACTTTACACCATGCCGAACTTGAAAGCGAATTGCGCGAGAAGATCGTAGGTAGTTTGGTATTGCTGCGACGAAAGGAAGTAATTGATTCGGCCAACCTTCTCAATACATTGTTTCCAATACTGGTAGCTACGCCGAGTAAAACACTCCGAACATTACTGTTCCAGAAGATCTTGTCAGATCTCCGCACTTCAAATTCGAAGAGCATCAACCATCGTCTCAATCGAACAATGCAGACAGCACTGTTCAATTTGCTCACCTCCGACCGAACATCTTCCAAAGGAATCTGGGCTGTGAAGATTACAAGAGAACTGTGGAAACGACAGATTTGGACAGATGCGAAAGCTGTTGAAATTATGAAGGAAGCGAGTTTGTCAGATAATGAGAAGGTTATTGGCGGTGGAGTACGGTTTTTCTTGGGAGGTGacaaggaaagagaagaaatggaggaTGAAAGCAGTGATGAAGAAGCCATTGATATTGGTAAACTGAAACATCAAGTTGGCATCAACAAGAagacaaagaagaagacgaaaaCATTGGAAAAGGCGGTCGAAAAGGTGCgcaggaaggaaaagaagagcaaAGCACCTCATCCACTGAACTTTTCCGCCCTGCATCTCTTGCACGATCCCCAGGGTTTCGCCGAAACCCTGTTTTCAAAACACCTTCAAAACTCGAAGTCGAAACTTAACCTCGAACAAAAACTGATTGTCCTACAATTAGTCTCGCGACTTGTTGGCTTGCATAAGCTTACTGTAATTTCGTTATACTCGTACTTTACCAAGTACCTCACACCACGACAACCATCTGTAACTTCATTTTTGGCATCTCTAGCTCAAGCAACACATAATCTTGTTCCACCTGATGCCTTAGAACCTTTGGTACAGAAGATTGCCAATGAGTTCGTCTCTGAAGCCTCTGCCTCGGAGGTTGCTGCCTCCGGACTGAATGCGATTCGAGAAATTTGCGTACGTCAACCATTGGCAATGAACGATACACTTCTACAAGATCTTATAATGTACCGAAAGAGCAAGGACAAGGGAACAATGATGGCAGCGAAAGGATTGTTATCCTTGTATCGTGAAGTCGGAGCTGatatgttgaagaagagagatagAGGAAAGACAGCGACCATGGGTCTCAAGACTGGATTGATCAAAGAGAGACGttttggagaggaagaagccgGTGGTATCGAAGGTATTGAACTACTTGAGCAGTGGAAGGAAGACGAGAGGAAACGGAAACGAGTTGAACGTGGATTGCCGGAAGAATTGGGCacggatgaagaagaggacgATGAGGAAGATTGGAATGCATGGGATGTTGAATCCGATGCTGACAGTGATGAGGGTGGTTGGATCAATGTCGAGAGCGATGGTGAAATTGAGATTAGTGATAGTGAAGACGAAAAGCCAGCCGCGAAGAAAGCAAAGCTCGAAGTTAAAGCTACCGAAAAGGCCGCGGACGGCACCGAAACATCGACAGAAGATGCAGAGAAGGAGGCTGCCGACAAGGCCCTCGAACAGAAGATCTCCACATATGCAACCACCAAAATCCTGACTCCAGCCGATCTTGCAAAGCTTCAAGAGCTCCGTCTTGAGGCTAGCGTAAATAAGGCAATGGGAGGAAGGACACAATCTCAACGAATGAAGGACGCAGCTGCAAGACATGCGGATGATGCCTTGACAGCTGATCAAATTGAAGGTTTCTCGAAGTTACAAAAGAAtacaagagaagagaagatagcAATGGCTAGGGAAGGAAAGGGTGAGCGTAGCGAGCATAAGTCTACCAAGGCAATCAGAAGGTCGAAGAAGGATGCCGAGGGAAAGAGTACTACCAATCAAGAGAAGtctagaaagaagaatttcatGATGACGTTGGGTAAGGCTAAGAGTAAGCAAAAGAGAAGTTTGCAACATACTAGGAGGGTGCTTAAAGGACACATTGACAGAACTAAGAGAggtggaaagagaggaaacATCGGATGTTAA